One genomic segment of Leishmania mexicana MHOM/GT/2001/U1103 complete genome, chromosome 2 includes these proteins:
- a CDS encoding putative RNA-editing complex protein MP81, which produces MRRSSRPSLTSLLVRGRWRHLAHPARSAFAYTAALRHASTPSTRPSGTTDGDFGSSGVRDGSAPAPPSGGDSAAAAAAAAAAAAPLSSSHGVSPAFCFHETFILSDVDLHRTLLEEAHYKHGVWLNVPPQLAPSVPNAGPPAVPEPIYPSAQRDRLAAMTAAMEAVQNKRGRGASGGGSTTDAELIVEPSCLAYRPTHNPPPFSTTGTRSLWVPAPRRAGTEAAAPSASDAASSVPPPAPSCATASAAEVSFAEGATTARSVHAEVQTVAIRMPVVPSMLYHCSACNRPFRRRQTAEEHVQQRHGQSGSRSSAGGAVVMEGPGPGEIVGYEDKAVSVATTATAKTAAAARVTRTLPMGSAARARGLEASDEVAAAAGVAGGSRVGKPSAPNLAADYRATPRVDFPEDELIDELLDVVWDDVALARDDIEKPAGIAATRANLRQHPKRSYDSCQGRFFIPSVLIVEGVADNRAELEGAAERATVRATPDGAAPGIKRRLSSALSVFSPFTMAPRLLPTQQRNADGTLGAGGIDAAAGGGIGGGALGAAPTAQELSIAELSRHYPNPFGDSPNAVLVESEREPINPFVDLEGKAAAVAAAAQSGAADGSTAGDAVSSPATEMEWLSRWAARPYACPLCQRRALPDLMKIMAPLLPPSLVAGREATTSAAPTAGACGGDQGARPRPGSDTERTASTAAGATSAATAGASSSRSAGGVPPSGSLEDQPLLADVEAWSWYAERVPRFRLLDSLEDHLQSEHAGYGGGDDKAAAALDEDHGCAGGDGDDSLSEADWRLLYRVARHQQLLARAELLAVQQAYRVMYPKRHSTSAESFSSTESDGAGLPNHGGGDGGKDGAESAAIRDEASDTADASTGGSPASASAIGATTADGTDAPQVHVRSAVNMVLIGTVRDVQEGFLGATRILQYVLAVRNTSAGSSGAASGDAVGSHVGAGNGEEEEDGADVDEDLIVVRCVGDLVPVALLRQQARLGSTIFVAGSLRLNRNVDTVSRRSHAYPYVQVAPPLGCVRVLEA; this is translated from the coding sequence ATGCGACGCTCTTCGCGTCCGTCGCTGACGTCGCTGCTCGTGCGCGGCCGATGGCGCCACCTTGCGCATCCGGCCCGCTCAGCTTTCGCGTACACCGCCGCCCTTCGACACGCCAGCACACCATCGACTCGTCCCTCGGGCACCACGGACGGCGACTTCGGCAGTAGCGGCGTCCGTGACGGCAGtgcaccagcgcctcctAGCGGAGGCGAcagtgcggctgcggctgccgctgctgctgctgcggcggcgccgttgtcgtcgtcgcacgGCGTGAGCCCCGCGTTCTGCTTCCACGAGACGTTTATCTTGTCCGATGTCGACCTGCATCGTACCctcctcgaggaggcgcactACAAGCATGGCGTGTGGCTCAACGTGCCACCGCAGCTCGCGCCCTCCGTCCCGAACGCCGGCCCGCCTGCCGTGCCGGAGCCTATCTACCCATCGGCGCAGCGGGACCGACTGGCGGCCATGACGGCGGCCATGGAGGCAGTCCAGAACAAGCGCGGCCGAGGCGctagcggcggcggcagcacgacGGATGCGGAGCTCATAGTGGAGCCCTCGTGCCTTGCCTACCGCCCTACCCACAACCCGCCGCCCTTCTCCACGACCGGCACGCGCTCGCTATGGGTTCCAGCGCCAAGGCGGGCGGGAACAGAAGCCGCCGCCCCGAGCGCaagcgacgccgcctccagtgTGCCTCCCCCCGCACCGTCTTGTGCgacagcgtcagcggcagaGGTGAGCTTCGCGGAaggcgccaccacagcacgCAGCGTGCATGCGGAAGTACAGACAGTTGCCATACGCATGCCGGTGGTCCCGTCCATGCTGTACCACTGCAGTGCATGCAATCGCCCGTTTAGACGGCGCCAGACCGCAGAGgagcacgtgcagcagcgccacgggcagagcggcagccgcagcagcgccggcggcgcggtTGTAATGGAGGGCCCGGGGCCGGGCGAGATCGTCGGGTACGAGGACAAGGCTGTCTCCGTAGCCACCACGGCGACCGCCAagacggcagctgcagcccgCGTGACACGTACTTTGCCAATGGGATCGGCGGCTAGGGCGAGGGGACTGGAGGCGAGCGATGAGGTtgcggccgcggcgggcgtCGCCGGGGGCTCACGTGTTGGCAAACCTTCCGCCCCTAATCTCGCTGCTGACTACCGCGCGACACCGCGCGTCGACTTCCCGGAGGACGAGCTTATCGACGAGCTTCTCGATGTCGTCTGGGACGACGTGGCGCTGGCACGAGACGACATCGAGAAGCCAGCTGGCATCGCCGCAACGCGAGCCAACCTCCGGCAACACCCGAAGCGGAGCTACGACAGCTGCCAAGGGCGCTTTTTCATCCCCAGTGTGCTCATCGTGGAGGGCGTCGCCGACAACCGCGCTGAGttggagggggcggcggagcgggcCACTGTGCGAGCCACGCCAGATGGCGCCGCGCCAGGCATCAAGCGCCGGCTTTCGTCTGCGTTGTCGGTGTTTTCGCCATTCACAATGGCCCCCCGGCTGCTTccaacgcagcagcgcaacgcCGACGGCACGCTCGGTGCTGGCGGCatcgatgccgccgccggcggcgggaTCGGCGGTGGAGCTCTTGGGGCGGCGCCGACCGCGCAGGAGTTGTCTATAGCGGAGCTCAGCCGCCACTACCCGAACCCGTTCGGCGACAGCCCGAATGCTGTGCTGGTGGAGTCGGAAAGGGAGCCGATCAACCCCTTCGTCGACCTCGAGGGTAAGGCGGCTGCggttgccgccgcggcccAGTCGGGTGCGGCggacggcagcaccgctggcgACGCTGTCTCTTCCCCGGCCACGGAGATGGAGTGGCTGTCGCGGTGGGCAGCGAGGCCGTATGCGTGTCCGCTGTGCCAGCGACGCGCCTTGCCAGACTTGATGAAGAtcatggcgccgctgctgcccccgtCACTGGTGGCGGGCAGGGAGGCAACcacctccgcggcgccgactGCCGGTGCATGCGGTGGCGATCAGGGAGCCAGGCCGCGCCCGGGGTCTGATACGGAGCGGACTGCTTCTACTGCTGCGGGGGCGACGTCGGCTGCGACCGcaggcgcctcctcgtcgaggTCAGCAGGTGGTGTGCCGCCGTCAGGCTCCCTCGAGGACCAACCCTTGCTTGCGGATGTTGAGGCGTGGAGCTGGTACGCCGAGCGGGTGCCGCGCTTCCGACTACTGGACTCCCTCGAAGACCACTTGCAGTCGGAGCACGCCGGCTACGGCGGCGGGGATGACaaggcagcggctgcgctcgACGAGGATCATGGGTGCGCTGGCGGAGACGGGGACGATAGCCTCTCCGAGGCGGACTGGCGGCTCCTCTACCGCGTTGCCAGGCACCAGCAGCTGTTAGCGCGAGCCGAGTtgctggcggtgcagcaggcgtaCCGCGTTATGTACCCCAAGCGCCACAGCACCTCCGCGGAGTCTTTTAGCTCCACTGAGAGCGACGGTGCCGGCCTCCCGAatcatggcggcggcgacggcggcaaggACGGTGCCGAGAGCGCGGCGATTCGCGACGAGGCAAGCGACACGGCCGATGCATCCACTGGCGGGTCGCCTGCGTCGGCATCCGCCATTGGTGCCACGACGGCCGATGGCACCGATGCCCCTCAGGTGCACGTGCGATCGGCTGTGAACATGGTGCTGATCGGCACGGTGCGGGATGTGCAGGAGGGCTTCCTTGGCGCCACCCGCATTCTGCAGTACGTTCTCGCAGTGCGCAACACCTCTGCGGGGTCGTCGGGCGCTGCATCTGGAGACGCGGTGGGGAGCCACGTGGGCGCCGGcaacggagaggaggaggaggacggtgCGGACGTGGACGAGGACTTGATCGTTgtgcgctgcgtcggcgatCTCGTCCCTGTCGCGTTGCTGAGGCAACAGGCCCGCTTGGGCTCCACGATATTCGTTGCCGGGTCGCTGCGC
- a CDS encoding putative serine peptidase, Clan S-, family S54, translated as MVRVDPICTAIHFAPILVLLTVHCSSGRWPSDADCAARVMRHGFSVNLFAKRPGRVLTHLFVHISSNHLLTNVLSFAATLAEFGDVADTAAEGAVARRWTTSRDDEEPSASRGVAGSSAAQRMASEMRAVLGQRSRVQACARSAGAFFVWAVGGAVGGLCSQMLYNNFTLALRRECAARAAAAAADVKCKVVSSASDGHILESLSKVAEALRQRAEACSSNLAVSAQEAVDNAMLMCGASAGICALSGFSAAYHGRSITAFCLVVPEALLLAKDLINRYIALLAPSLGATDYAAEAERRALQSTWRILMPTQTVGHAAHVGGFVVGWGMGYCWLWVRKSRRLRLTQSRRRVAQWLPRPGTQVYVRVRSRF; from the coding sequence ATGGTGCGTGTCGATCCGATATGCACGGCCATACACTTCGCCCCGATCCTCGTGCTCCTGACCGTCCACTGCTCTAGCGGGCGCTGGCCATCGGATGCAGactgcgctgcgcgtgtgatGCGCCACGGCTTCAGCGTCAACCTGTTTGCCAAGCGACCTGGTCGGGTGCTCACGCACTTGTTCGTGCACATCTCGTCGAATCACCTTCTCACAAACgtcctctccttcgccgcgACTCTTGCTGAGTTCGGTGACGTAGCGGACACCGCTGCGGAGGGTGCGGTGGCTCGCCGGTGGACCACTTCACgggacgacgaggagccgAGTGCGTCCCGCGGTGTTGCGGGGAGCTCTGCCGCACAGAGAATGGCGTCAGAGATGCGCGCCGTTTtggggcagcgcagccgcgtgcAGGCGTGTGCCCGCTCGGCCGGCGCGTTCTTCGTGTGggccgtcggcggtgccgttgGTGGGCTGTGCTCCCAGATGCTCTACAACAACTTTacgctggcgctgcgtcgcgagtgcgctgcgcgggctgctgccgctgccgccgatgtGAAGTGTAAAGTTGTGTCTAGTGCCTCAGACGGGCACATCCTGGAATCACTCAGCAAAGTTGCCGAAGCGCTCCGGCAGCGCGCGgaggcgtgcagcagcaacttGGCCGTATCGGCACAGGAGGCAGTGGACAATGCGATGCTCATGTGCGGGGCGAGTGCGGGCATCTGCGCCCTCTCTGGGTTCAGCGCCGCCTATCACGGCCGGTCCATCACTGCGTTCTGCCTCGTGGTGCCGGAGGCTCTCCTGCTAGCCAAGGACCTCATCAACCGCTACATCGCACTGCTGGCGCCGAGCCTCGGCGCGACGGACtacgcggcagaggcagagcggcgtgcgctgcagtCGACGTGGCGCATATTGATGCCCACCCAGACCGTCGGCCACGCCGCACACGTGGGCGGCTTCGTCGTGGGTTGGGGCATGGGCTACTGCTGGCTGTGGGTGCGGAAGTCccggcgcctgcgcctcacACAAAGCCGTCGACGTGTCGCACAGTGGCTGCCGAGGCCGGGCACACAAGTGTACGTGCGTGTACGGTCGCGTTTCTAG